A region of Bacillota bacterium DNA encodes the following proteins:
- a CDS encoding sigma-70 family RNA polymerase sigma factor: protein MNDIEAAALERVKMGDADAFSVIVSMYERKVYNTALHMCKNADDAMDISQEVFLKLYKAIPSFKGESSLSTYIFRVTSNMCIDYLRKNKKNKNTMSLTREDIDGDETTIEIRDTSPNPEQLAEKTEQNETLRRCIDKLPDIYREIIILREFDGLSYKEISQVTGIEEGTVKSRLLRARDNLKKLLIASGNFFDKTQSKYIDNKKEVFHNDL, encoded by the coding sequence GTGAATGATATTGAAGCGGCGGCGCTCGAACGGGTAAAAATGGGAGATGCCGACGCTTTTTCTGTAATTGTGTCAATGTATGAACGGAAAGTATATAATACGGCGCTGCATATGTGCAAAAATGCCGATGATGCAATGGACATTTCGCAAGAAGTTTTTTTAAAGCTTTATAAAGCAATCCCATCTTTTAAAGGCGAAAGTTCACTTTCAACTTACATATTCCGCGTAACGTCAAATATGTGCATTGATTATCTTAGAAAGAATAAGAAAAATAAAAATACCATGTCGTTGACTCGCGAGGATATAGACGGTGATGAAACGACTATAGAGATCCGTGACACTTCACCTAATCCTGAACAACTGGCCGAGAAAACCGAACAAAACGAAACTTTACGGCGGTGTATAGATAAGCTGCCTGATATTTACCGTGAGATAATTATATTAAGAGAATTTGACGGATTGTCTTATAAAGAGATTTCGCAAGTCACAGGAATTGAGGAGGGTACTGTAAAATCACGTCTTTTGCGGGCAAGAGACAATTTGAAGAAGCTTTTGATTGCAAGCGGGAACTTTTTTGACAAAACTCAGTCTAAATACATAGATAATAAAAAGGAGGTGTTTCATAATGACTTGTGA
- a CDS encoding zf-HC2 domain-containing protein: MTCEQYEEKINMLIDDELQDDEKEELLKHLESCGECKENYEMLLKMKNAFADAEIAAPETLHNDIMQKVNAAAIRKKRHKRPLPFAFIAAAAAVIIITLTNGDIEKLFNNKTLTPDMSNYSSQSNTTNQPSYNTNDTTASSPKPDNPGKPDSTVTNPEKAEVKDSTKKATSTKSAASAKPKTSAKESKIAEPENKSSSEHVNAGTNATEIQPQVETKSAENERQNGNVPDVTKNNSYQESDDKTESAAAEEAANGVENIEAYGVAAPTASADCQTALTAAPSLKSASSAYNYGKQGFAKILKNPSGDVFKGLHEQTVLYESDTESVFQVSTGYLKQLEQAGALLTDMEYADLDNSLSYGIIVVKK, encoded by the coding sequence ATGACTTGTGAACAGTATGAAGAGAAAATTAATATGCTAATAGATGACGAGCTTCAAGACGATGAAAAAGAAGAACTGCTTAAGCATTTAGAGTCATGCGGTGAATGTAAAGAGAATTATGAAATGCTTCTTAAAATGAAGAACGCTTTTGCAGACGCTGAAATTGCTGCGCCTGAAACGCTGCATAACGATATAATGCAGAAAGTAAATGCAGCGGCAATACGCAAAAAGAGACATAAAAGGCCTCTTCCATTTGCATTTATTGCGGCTGCCGCTGCTGTTATAATAATTACACTTACTAACGGAGATATCGAAAAGTTGTTTAATAATAAAACTTTGACGCCAGATATGAGCAACTATTCAAGTCAGTCGAATACGACTAATCAGCCTTCTTACAATACTAATGATACAACTGCATCTTCACCTAAGCCTGATAACCCGGGAAAGCCAGATTCAACAGTTACCAATCCAGAAAAAGCTGAAGTAAAAGATAGCACCAAAAAAGCGACTAGTACAAAAAGCGCCGCTTCAGCTAAACCTAAAACATCAGCTAAGGAAAGTAAGATAGCAGAGCCGGAAAATAAAAGCTCATCAGAACATGTTAACGCTGGCACTAATGCCACGGAAATTCAGCCTCAAGTAGAGACAAAATCGGCAGAAAATGAACGGCAAAATGGTAACGTTCCCGATGTGACTAAAAACAATTCTTATCAAGAGAGCGACGATAAAACTGAATCAGCCGCAGCGGAAGAGGCAGCAAACGGTGTAGAAAACATTGAGGCATACGGTGTAGCTGCACCAACAGCTTCTGCAGATTGTCAAACAGCATTAACAGCAGCCCCAAGTTTAAAGTCTGCTTCGTCTGCTTATAACTACGGAAAACAGGGATTTGCAAAAATCCTTAAAAACCCGAGCGGAGACGTGTTCAAAGGTCTTCATGAACAGACTGTTCTTTATGAGAGCGATACAGAATCAGTATTTCAGGTATCAACTGGCTATTTAAAGCAATTGGAACAGGCAGGTGCATTATTAACAGATATGGAGTATGCTGATTTAGACAATTCTTTGTCATACGGAATAATTGTCGTTAAAAAATAG
- the dusB gene encoding tRNA dihydrouridine synthase DusB produces the protein MQYKTFLKENPLVLAPMAGVSDLSFRMICREFGAGITVSEMVSSKALYYKDSKTSRLMQLSKEDRPCGIQIFGSDPEIMAYAAKVAEEKEKPDFIDINMGCPVPKIVNNGDGSSLMKSPELIYEIVKAVCNAVEIPVSVKIRAGFYRNDLNAPVCAQAAEAAGACAVSVHGKSREQYYAPSVNLEIIKQVKETVKIPVIGNGDIFSAEDVINMQKVTGCDGIMIGRGSLGNPFIFREVYAALKNETYVPPTVAERMNTAKKHMSMLVGLKGEHIGVQEARKHMAWYLKGVRGSASLRDRINRMTTLTEILEIADEVIRAEMEGC, from the coding sequence ATGCAATATAAAACATTTTTAAAAGAAAATCCTTTGGTGCTTGCGCCGATGGCAGGGGTAAGCGATCTATCATTTCGCATGATTTGCCGTGAGTTCGGCGCTGGTATCACAGTTAGCGAAATGGTTTCGTCTAAAGCGCTTTATTATAAAGACAGCAAGACCTCCCGTCTAATGCAGCTTTCAAAAGAGGACAGGCCTTGCGGGATTCAGATTTTTGGAAGTGATCCGGAGATCATGGCATACGCGGCTAAAGTGGCGGAAGAGAAGGAAAAACCGGACTTTATTGACATAAATATGGGCTGTCCAGTTCCAAAGATTGTGAACAACGGAGATGGCAGTTCATTGATGAAAAGCCCAGAGCTTATTTATGAAATTGTAAAAGCTGTATGTAATGCTGTTGAGATTCCTGTTAGCGTTAAAATAAGAGCGGGTTTTTATAGAAATGATTTAAATGCTCCGGTTTGCGCACAAGCTGCGGAAGCCGCAGGGGCTTGCGCAGTTTCCGTTCACGGCAAATCCAGAGAACAGTATTATGCTCCATCTGTTAATCTTGAAATAATAAAACAGGTCAAAGAAACCGTGAAAATTCCTGTTATCGGAAACGGCGATATTTTTTCCGCTGAAGATGTAATCAATATGCAAAAGGTTACCGGTTGTGACGGTATAATGATAGGCCGAGGGTCGCTTGGAAATCCTTTTATTTTCAGAGAAGTATATGCAGCGTTGAAAAACGAAACCTATGTCCCGCCGACTGTTGCAGAACGAATGAATACTGCAAAGAAACATATGTCGATGTTGGTGGGGCTTAAAGGTGAACACATTGGCGTTCAGGAAGCGCGAAAACATATGGCATGGTATTTAAAAGGAGTCAGGGGAAGCGCATCATTAAGGGACAGGATTAACCGAATGACTACACTTACTGAAATTTTAGAAATTGCCGATGAAGTCATAAGGGCAGAAATGGAGGGGTGTTAG